The proteins below come from a single Drosophila busckii strain San Diego stock center, stock number 13000-0081.31 chromosome X, ASM1175060v1, whole genome shotgun sequence genomic window:
- the LOC108605094 gene encoding lysosomal aspartic protease, with the protein MWQTVVLLLVVLVAVVQARSGVELPRIELQRVRNVRTQESINAECRHLSAKYNVMAASSNQTTEPLTNDINMEYYGSIAIGTPPQYFQVMFDTGSSNLWVPSSNCFSAACLLHNVYNSADSTTYANVGTDISLSYGKGGIDGVLASDVLNISGLIIPTQVFAVATSELDSTFDDAGFDGILGMGYQALAQDNVVPPFYNLVSLGLIPQPVFSFYLMRNEETTQGGYLVLGGSDSSLYAGPLTYVPVTKQDYWQFQLDAASLGGQVLCSNCQAVADTGTSLIAAPLDAYETILATIAPNGNLDCSTINSLPILKLTIGGGYFNLAPQNYVLETDGICLLGIVSISTDFWILGDVFLGQYYSEFDLGNNRVGFAPISGGHCPNSASRASFFLF; encoded by the coding sequence atgtGGCAAACTGTTGTGTTGCTattggtggtgctggtggcggTGGTGCAAGCGCGTTCCGGCGTTGAGCTGCCGCGCATAGAATTGCAGCGAGTGAGGAATGTGAGAACACAGGAGTCGATCAATGCGGAGTGCAGACATTTGAGTGCCAAATATAATGTGatggctgccagcagcaatcaaacCACTGAGCCACTGACCAACGATATTAATATGGAGTACTATGGCTCGATAGCCATTGGCACACCACCGCAATATTTTCAGGTTATGTTCGACACAGGCAGCTCCAATCTGTGGGTGCCCTCGTCGAATTGCTTCTCCGCCGCCTGTTTGCTGCACAATGTTTACAACTCGGCGGACTCGACaacttatgcaaatgttggcACTGATATTTCATTGAGCTATGGCAAGGGCGGCATCGACGGCGTGCTGGCCTCGGATGTGCTCAACATCAGCGGCCTGATCATACCCACGCAGGTGTTTGCCGTGGCCACAAGCGAGCTGGACAGCACTTTCGATGATGCCGGCTTCGATGGCATTCTGGGCATGGGCTACCAGGCACTGGCGCAGGATAATGTAGTGCCGCCTTTTTATAATCTCGTCTCGCTGGGCTTGATACCACAGCCTGTGTTTTCATTCTATCTAATGCGCAATGAGGAGACTACACAGGGCGGCTACTTGGTGCTGGGTGGCTCCGACTCGAGCTTGTATGCCGGACCGCTCACCTATGTGCCTGTCACCAAGCAGGACTATTGGCAATTTCAGCTGGACGCTGCCTCACTTGGTGGCCAAGTGCTCTGCAGCAATTGTCAAGCTGTTGCCGACACGGGCACTTCGCTCATTGCCGCGCCCCTTGATGCCTATGAAACTATTTTGGCTACAATTGCACCAAATGGAAACTTGGATTGCAGCACCATCAACAGCTTGCCCATTCTGAAGTTAACCATTGGCGGTGGCTACTTCAATCTTGCGCCACAGAACTATGTCCTGGAAACTGATGGTATCTGCTTGCTCGGCATTGTTAGCATTAGCACGGACTTTTGGATCTTGGGCGATGTTTTCTTGGGACAATATTACTCTGAATTTGATTTGGGCAACAATCGTGTGGGCTTTGCGCCCATTTCAGGCGGACACTGTCCCAACTCAGCGTCAAGAGCGAGCTTCTTCTTATTCTAG